The following nucleotide sequence is from Nautilia sp. PV-1.
TACTTTTCTTTTTATATTCATAATTGTGGCGGTAATGGTGGTGGAGGTGTTTACGAAAAGACCTATTGCTTTTGCAAAATTAAATTCAATTCCCATCCAGTGCATTACAGGCACCATCGCCGTTGCGCTTCCGACTCCGCCGAGTGCAAAAAAAGCGCTTAAAACGGTTGAAATCAGAAAAATTTCTAAATAAAACATTTTAAACCTTTTGATTAATTTATGGAAAATAAAAGAAAAGACAACCGGAAAATTTTAATTTTCCAGAAATTTTTTGGCTTCACCGCCTTTTAACTTAGCCATAAGCTCAAGCAGACCTTCTTCTAAAAATTTTGCATTAAAACCATTTTCTTTAAGAAAGGCTGCTGCAAAAGGTGAACGCCCTTTGCCGGGGCATGCCGTTACTATCAGTTTGTCTTTTGGAAGTTTGTCAAGGTTTGATTCCAATTCTTCCGGCGTCATTTCCGTTGTAAATTTAAGACCCCAAACTTTTTTTTCAAAAGGCATTCTTATATCTATCAATACAGCTTTATTTTCTTTATAAAGCTTTAAAAATTCTTCTATATTAGTTCTTAATTCATTATATCCGGCAGGTGTTGCGTATTTGAGCATATATTCTCCTTTAATTATTTATTTTTTATCTTCAATTTTTTCAAAAACATTTGTTTTTTTATTTTTAGGATCTGTTGAATAAGCTATCATTGGAACATATACAAGTGTTAATAATGTACCGATTAATAATCCACCTACGGCTACATCTGCAATAGGTGAAAGTCTTTCAAGCCCTATGGCTTGTTCAAGGGCAATAGGAATCATTCCGGCTATTGTTCCGAAAGCAGTCATCATTACAGGTCTGAATCTTACTTTGATAGCCGTAATAGCGCTTTCAAACGGAGTTTTACCTTCTTTTTCGAATTCTTTATAAAAGTCTATTAAAAGTACTGCGTTTTTGATAATAATACCGAAAAGCAGCAGCAAACCTACCATACTAGGCATACAGGAAGGTTTGTGTGCAATTAACAGTGCCCAGCTTCCCCCAATCATTGAAAGCGGAAGCACTATTATCATAATAAGCGATAATCTCAATGACTGATATACGACCATCAGTGTCATTATAAGGATAATTACACCGATAGCAACTGCTTTTATCAGTCTTGAAAATGCGTCGTTAAGCTCTTTCATATCACCCTGCTGAGAATAGTGGGTAATACCGTGTTTATGCAGTAATTTATCGGCATCGGTGGTAATTTTACTGATAGGTCTTTTAACCCTGTAAGCCTGTGCTTCAATTGCGTACTGTAAATCAAATCTGTCGATTTTATTGTATGTGAAATGAGTTTTTATTTTCGCTACGGCGCTAAGAGGAATTACTCCTTTTGGCGTATCAATAGGAAGGAGTTTAAGCGTTTGTATGTTTTTGCCGAAATCTCCCGCAAATCTTACCCTTACAAACTGTACGTTCATAGAGCTTAATTTACTTGAAATTGCCGCCGGCTGATCTTTAAGGGCTATTTGGTAAACAATTGCTCCAGGAGTCAGACCGTAGCTTAAGGCTTTGTTTTTATCAATTTCTATAACTGCTTCTTTATAGTCTTTATCCCAACTTATCTGGGTTGTTGTAAGCCCCTTAATGTTTTGTATGATTTTTTCTGCTTCATGTGCAAGTTTAGGCAGATCTTGATAATTGTCGCTTCTAAATTGTACGGCTAAAGGAGCTGAAATTGTAGAAAGCGCAGTTGCACCGAAATCGAATACGTTTAGGTATTTGATTCCTTCGATTTTGGCAAGCTGATTTCTTACTTCGTTTTCAAGCTGCCATATAGTTTTTTTTCTGTGAAATCTGTCTACGGCTATAATTGTCATCATTACACTGTTTCCGCTTCCGCCTCCCCCTATTGAAAGGACTCCTTTTTCTGTACCGATGGCAACAGAACTTTGTACCAGCCAAGGCTGTTTATTAAGCCATTTGAAAAACGGTTTAAGTCTGTTTTCACTTTCGTTTGCGTTTAAATTACTTGAAAATTCCACTTTTGCTTTCATAATACCTGTATCCATAGGAGGCATTACATCTCTTCCGATAAGAGGCATAACAGTTTTCATACTGATCATTAAAACTATCATTGCTCCGGCGATTAATACCATTCTTCTTAATACGTAGAATTTTCCGTTAGTCCATTTAATGATTCCTACGTATGGGATAATAAGTTTACCTATTGTGTTTTGATACATTCTTTCAAAGAATTTTTCTATTTTGCTTTTTTCGAATCCGTTTTTATACAGATAATTTGACAGTATAGGAATAAACGTTACGGATAAAAACCAGCTTATAAGAAGTGAAACTATAAGTGTTTCGATTAGCGGACGGAATATTTTTTGAGGATATCCTCCTACGAACATTAACGGGAACACGATTGCGATGGTTGAGATTGTCCCTGCGAAAATAGGAAGAAGAACTTCTTTGGTTCCGTTATAAATGGCGTTTTTAAGCTCATCTCCCTCTTCGAGATGCCTTTCAATGTTTTCAAGTACGACCACGGCGTCGTCTGTAAGCATTCCGAGTGCCAGGATAATGGCGGTGTAAATAACGATATTTAGACCTTGTCCGGTTAGATATAAAAACGCCAATACTCCGAAAAATACCATTGGAATGGATAAAGAAGCCGCAATCAAAGCTCTGAAGTTTCCTAAGAAAATCATAAGTACAAGCAGTGTATAAAAGATTGCATCCCTGAGAGCTTCAAGCATGTTTGTATTCGAAGTTTCTACAAGTGTTCTTTGAGTATCAGAAATGCTTACTTTAATATTAGGATAATTTTTTTCTATTTTTTTCATAATTTCCCTGGCGGCGTCACTGGTTCCCAGAACACTTCCCCCCGGGGCTCTTTCTACGGAAATTGCTATAGCGGGAGTATCGTTTCCTATATATGTACTGTTGTTTGTTTTATAATTCCATGAAATATTTGCTACGTCGCTTAATTTAACGTTAGGTTTTATAAACATGTTTTTTAGTTTTTTAACATCGCTTTCGTCTCCGTAAAATGAAAGCGTAATAAAGTTGTTTTTGTTTTTTATAAACCCTATAGGGAAATCTCTGTCAGTAGTCTGCAGAACTTTTAAAAGATTATCAAAGGAAATTTTATATTTCTGCAGTTTAAGCGGGTCTATTTTGATCATTATTGCGCTTTGATAACCGCCGAAAACTTCCACGTTTCCGATATCTTTACTGTTAAGAAGTCTAGGTTTTATAAAACTGTCGGCTATTTTTCGTATTTCCGGCAGTGTAATTGAGCTGTTTTTAGGACTCAGTGCAAAAACGTCCACAGGAGCGGTGAAGTCTCCCACAAGATACAGTGCGGGGGTAGAGCCCTGAGGCAGTTTGTCTTTTATACGGTTTAGCGCGTTGCTGACGTCAACCGCAGATGCCTGAAGTGTTTTGGTGTAGTCGAATACTACGTGTACTATAGAAAAGTTGGCCACGTTAGTGGATTTTATTTCATACACATGACTTAATGTGGCCATTTCTTCTTCAATAGGTTTTGAAACAGTAGTGGCAACAACGTTTGCGGGTGCTCCCGGAACCTGGGTAAATATAACCACTTCCGGTCTGTTTGCGTCCGGAAAGAGGTTTTTAGGCATTTTAAAAAGACCTATAAGTCCGAAAACGAACATAACCGCAATGATTGCAAAGAGGAAATGTCTTCGTTTATAAAAATATTCAAACATTTTTATCCTTTAAATTGATGGATTCGTTTATTGACATATATATTTTCATTTTTAATTCTCTATTTTTATCGTATGTCCGGCTTTTATTTTTAAAAGCAGATCAGGCTCTGCAAGAATCACCGGCGTATTTATTTTTTCTTTTATCGCAACTACTTTTTTGCCCTGGGCGATAATATGAACCGGTTTTACCTCGGCTTTGTTGCCGTCAGGTATAAATACATAATTTTTATTTCCTATTGTCAATACCGCTTTATAAGGAAGCGCAGTGGCTTTTCCTTTGAATTCCACTACATCTATATCAACTCTTTCTCCAGGTAAAAGAGTGTTGTCTTTAACTTCGGCTTTGAATGTTTTAAGTCCTTCAAACGTTGAATTTAGAGGAATTAAAGAATATTCTTTGTTTTTGTAAATTATCTCTTTTCTGTCTTGAGGGAGAGCTATGAACAGATAGTTTCCTTTATTTGACGTAATTTTAAGAATAGGTTTTCCAGGAAACGCATTATCGTCTTTATTTAGAAATTTTGCGCTTATTACACCGTTAATAGGCGATTTTAACGTTGTGTATGTCAGGTTTTGCAAAATAGCGTTTTTATTGGCTTTGGCAGCTTTCAAAGAGTTTTTAGTAGCATTTATAGATGCTTTTAGCTCAGCTATTTTATTTTCTTCGCTTTGATACTGCTCAATTGAAGCCATTTTTACAGCAAGCAGTTTTTTTGTTCTTTCATGCGTTAAAAGAAGATTGTCAAGTGATATTTTCTGGGCTCTTAGTTTGTCTTTTAACGATTTGATGTTTTCATCTATTTCTTTTAGTTTTGCTTTTAAGTCGCTGCTGTCTATTCTGGCAACTATATCGCCTTTTTTTACTTTGTCACCGAGATTTTTAACATAAGTGATTCTTCCCGCAAATTTCGAATTTACGATAACTTCGTTTGAATTCTTCACCGTAGCAAGATACGGCAGCGAAAGTGTCAGGTTTTTTTCCTGAGGCTGGTATGTTTTAACAATTATAGGATATACCAGAGCTTTGTGCATTTTGGCTTCTTCGGCCTTTCTTACTTTTACAAGTTTAACGGCTCCTCCTATAAGAACCGCCGCTATTACGATTGGTACGATTATTTTTAATGCTTTCATTTGAACACCTTTTTAAGATTTTTTCCGTATATAAACGCTTTTTGAGCTATTAATGAATTTTTTAATGCGATTAGGCTTGCATAATCGGCTCTGGCTTTTGCCAGATCGTTTTCATATCCTAAATATTCGTCTACAGTCATTCTGTTTAATTTAAACGCCACTTTTGCTCCTTTTAACAGTTCTTCTTTCAGAGAAATAGACTCTTTTGTTAAAAGAAGCTGTTTTTTTATCTGTTTTAGGTTTTTGTTTATGTTTATAATCTGGGAAGTCAGTTCGTTTAAGGTTTTTTGTATCTGAAGCTGTGTTTTTGTCTGTGAAATTTTTGCTTTTTGAACTTCCGAATTGTTTTTTCTATTGAATATATCCCAGCTTACATATATTCCGGCACTGGCATAATTTAAAGCTAAATTGTCGTCATTGTTGTATGCTTTGGCAAACGCACGGTTTCCCTGTATTTTAAGAGATACTTTAGGAAGGTATGCGTCTTTTTTTGATTTTATTTCGTAATATGTGGCTTTTAAATTTTCTTTAAGAGGTTTAAGAGCAAAAAATTCGCCTTTTTTTACTTTAAAACTTATGAAATTTACAGGTTTGTTTACATATATGTCGGTCAGTACGTATATTTTGGCTTTTATGTCTTCTATTTTCGTATCGACTTCGCTTATTTTTGTTTTTATCTGATTTAAAGAATCTTTAAGTCTAAGCAGTTTAAATTCCGGTATTCTTCCCACGTTTACGCCTACTTTTATTGCGTTGTATGTGGTTTGTATTGAATTTTGCTGTATTTTCAGCGCTTTTTTTAGATCAAACAGATAATTAAGGTTGCTGATTAAAGTTATAAGAGATGCTTCCCTTTTTAAAAGATTCAGTTTGGCCTGATATTTTGTGGCTTTTAATAAGAAGTCCATTCTTTTTTTATTATCGTATATTTCTTTGATAAAAATCGGCATTGAAATATTAAAACCGATGCGGTAAATGTTTTTTGAAAACGGCAAAGTTCCGTTTGTTTTGAGAAGCATTGCGCTTTCAGTAGGAGGCAGAGGCCTCATGCTTGTAGGTACGTTGAAATGTTCGGCACTGGCGAAAAGAGAAACTTTCGGGTATAAAGAGTTTATAAGCTCTTTTTTGTTCGTTTTCATTTCTTTAATCATAATATTGTCCAGTTTAGTATCCGGCGTTTTTTGTATCGCATCCAGAAGTTTGGTGATTTCTGATGCGTTTAACGTCAGTATCAGTGATGTTAACAGTAGCGTTTTTTTCATTTATGCGCCTTTATGTATTGGATTAGTGTCTGATATATCTCTTCCGTTATATCAAAATCTTTGATTAAATTTTCGGCTTTTACAATACCGGTCATTTTTTCTCTTAGTTTCAGCGTATTGGCGTATGTCGTAAACGTTGAAACTATAACGGTTTGGACGTAAAACGGATTTAAGTCCGTTTCTTTGAGTATTACCGTTAAATGTTTAAGAGTTTTTGAGATGATTTTTAAGGTTTCGTCTTCAAGATGTACGGCTTCGCTTGTAATTTCTTTTGCGAAAAGTTTTGCCATACAAGGATTTTTGATAAAAAACTCACCCAGCGTATAGATATAGTTTTTTATATTCTCTTCCAATGTCGACTTAAATTCAAAAGATAGTTTTTTGAATTTTTCTACAAAAATTTCATTGTATAGCTTTTTTTTGTTTTTAAAATGATAATAAATAGCCGGTTTGGTAATTCCGGCTTCTTTGGCTATCTCTTCCAAAGAAGTGTTTTCATAGCCGTTGTTTGCGAACAGTTTAATGGATACTTTTAAAATTTCGTCTTTTGTGGCCATTTTTTTCCTTACTTACTAGTCAGTAAATACAATTATAATACTTTTTTGATAAAATAGCAAGAAAAAAAGGGTAAGAATGAAAAAGTTACTGTTAATAGGGTTAAGCGCGGCTGTTTTGTTTGCGGCTTCTAATGAAGATATTAATAAAAAACTGGACCTACTGCTTCAAAAAATTGAACAGCTTGAGAAAAAAGTTGATAAAAAAGACGCTGAAATAAATCAGTTAAAACAAGAAATCCAGACACAGCAAAAAGAGATTAAAAAAAGCAATGAAGAAGTGAAAAAAGAGGTTAAAACCCAGCTTGCCACAAAAAGCTGCAAAAAAATCAAAGTTGTAAACCTAAAATATAAATATCATGACGAAGTGTTGCCTTATTATGATTTAACTGTAACATTAAAAAACACATATCCTAAAAAGATAGTATATCTTTCAGGGAATCTTTTCGTTGAAGATAAAGACGGTGTAAAAATTTTGCAGGATTACATAAAAAGAAAAGTAGATCTTCCTGTCGGAGCGGAAATTACCATACATAAAACACATCAGTTAAATTCTGATTTGGAAAAATATTTGGCAACTGAAAATCCTAAAAATCTGAAAATATATTTTGAAGTAATAAAAGCCAAATTTGCAGACGGAACAAACGTAGAGTGCGGAATATTCTAGCACTCTGTTTTTTCATTTAATATTTTAAGCTCTTTGCATGTAAAGCCGGCTTTGAGTCTGGCCGCTACATTTAAATCTTTTTTCTTCCAGTCTTTAAAAAAACTGTCGACTATTTTAAAATACGTTTCTACCGGTTCGAGATTTTGGCGTTTGCACTCGAATTTAAACCATTTGTCTCCTTTTTTGACATGAGGGATTTCTTCTTTAAGTATTACAAGCAGAGCTTCGATTAGCTCATTTGCAAACGGATCGTTTGTTTTTTGAAGTTTTTTTATTATTTTTTCATTGGCGTCAAGTCCTCCGGCTTCGTACCATCTCGGTATTATTGCCATTCTGCTTAAAAGGTCCTGTGTTTTTTGACTGGCTTCGAATAAAGAGTTATGAACGGGGAAATCTCCGTATTTATAACCGGTTTTTTGTAAAAGTGAATTTATCATCTGAAAATGTCTAATTTCATCTTCCGCCACTTCGAGCCAGTCGAAGTAAAATTCTTCCGGCAGATTTCTGAATCTGTAGCAGGCGTCAAGCGCCAGATCGATTGCGCTGTATTCTATATGAACAATTGCATGTAAAAGCACGGCTTTTTTTTCATTTGTTTCAAATCCTCTTCTTCTAGGCACTCTTGAGGGATGGACTATTTCGCAAAAATCCGCATAGCTCGGTTTTGTAAATGTTTCAGGCTGTTTGTCTGATGTGAAATTTAAATTTTCTTTATTATTCCAAAGCTCGTAAAACATTTCGAATTTTTTATTTATATCGCTGCACTTTATAATTTTTTCTAAATTTTCATAAAAAAACATTCATTTATCCTTTTTTGTGCTACAATTTTCAAAAGCGTTATATTTTGTTATATATAACCAAAAACGTTATTTTATTATAACATTAAAGGCAGGGAATGTTAATTGATAAATTCGACAGAAAAATAGACTATATCAGGGTTTCGGTTACAAGCAGATGTAATTTCAGGTGTCTTTACTGTATGCCTAACACTCCGTTTGAATGGGAACCTCACGAAAACATACTCAGATACGAAGAGATGTTTGAATTTCTGAAACTCGCGATTGACGAAGGAATCAAAAAAATAAGAATTACAGGCGGAGAACCGCTTCTAAGAAAAGATTTGGACGTATTCGTAAAAATGCTTCACGATTATAAACCTGATCTGGATCTGGCTCTTACAACAAACGGCTATTATCTTAAAGAATACGCAAAGGTGTTAAAAGACGCAGGGCTTAAAAGGGTCAATATGTCCCTTGATTCCCTAAAGCCGGAAGTAGCGGCTAGAATAGCTCAGAAAGATATGTTAAAAAGAGTTATGGAAGGGCTGGACGAAGCTTTGGACGCGGGGCTTAAAGTAAAGCTCAATACGGTTGTAATGAACGGAATAAACGACGGTGAAATTGTTGATTTGTTAGATTTTGCCAAAAGTAAGAACGTAATAATCAGATTTATTGAATTTATGGAAAACGAAAGAGCTTATCCCGGAATCAAAAGAGTGGATTCAAAAATAATTCTAGATAAAATAAAAGAAAAGTATTCATTTAAAGAACTGCCTAAAGATAACAGCGCAAGCAGATATTTCGAAATGGAAGACGGTTATGTTTTCGGTATAATCGAACCGCACAACGAAGATTTTTGTAAAAGCTGCAACAGAATCCGTCTGACTGCCGAAGGGTATCTGATTCCGTGTCTTTTCTTTACGGAAAGCTACAATATAAAAGAAGCGTTAAGAGCGGGGGATATTAATAAAGCGGCGCATATATTAAAAGAAGTTGTTGCAAACAAACCCGAAAAAAACGACTGGCAGGATGAAGAAGTGTCAACACGAGCGTTTTGGGAAACCGGAGGATAATTATTCAATGGAAAATGTAAAATGGAAAGTTAAAAATGTAAAATGTAGGTAATATTGAAAATAAATTAGAAGACTACAATCATATAAATCCAAATAACTAGTATACTAATACACTGATAACAAATAACTAATACACCAATATTTAAAAGGAGGGGAATGGAAGAGATTAAAAAAGCGGCAAGAGCCATCAGGGAAGCTAAATATATGCTTATAACCGCGGGAGCCGGAATGGGCGTTGACAGCGGGCTTCCTGATTTCAGGGGGAATGAAGGCTTTTGGAAAGCATATCCTATTGCCGAAAAACTAGGTCTTAGTTTTCAGGCCCTAGCGAATCCCAGATGGTTTGATATAAACCCGCGCCTTGCCTGGGCTTTTTACGGACACAGGCTTAATATGTATAGAAATACCGAACCTCATGAAGGTTTTAAAATACTTTTAACCATGCCTCACAGTAAATTTGTTTTTACTTCCAATGTTGACGGACATTTTCAAAAAGCGGGTTTCAGCGAGCTTAAAGTGGTTGAAATACATGGAAGTATACATTATCTGCAGTGCAGCGAGCCGTGCAGCGATTCAATATGGGAAAACAGGGAGAATATTGAGATTGACGAAGAAAAGTTCGAAGCGCTTAATTTCCCTCTTTGTAAAAACTGTAAAAATATCGCTAGACCTAATATTCTGATGTTCAGCGATTTAAGGTTTGTAGATAAAAGAGTGGATTTGCAGCTTGCAAGATTTGAATACTGGCTTTCTCAAATTGACGATAAACTTGTTATAATTGAAATCGGTGCAGGCAAAGCAGTGCCTACAGTCAGAATGATGAGTGAAAAAGTTAAAAGAAATTTTGACGCCACGCTCATAAGAATAAATCCTTTAGAAGCCGAAGGCGCCGATATACAGATAAAAAAAGGCGCATTGGACGCTTTGAGGGAAATCAGAAAGTATATGTAAAGGACAAGAATGAAAAAAATCGCATTAATCGGTCTGGTATCTTTGGCTTTTGCGTTTAACCTTAATCAGGTATATAAATGCGAAACTTTAGGAATCAGTTTTAAAGACAATAACAAAACATACAACGTGCCAAACAACGAAAAAACCAAAAAACAGCTTCAAAACAGTCTAAAAGAACTATACAGTGTTCAAATTAAACCGGAAAAAAGTTCTTTGGTTGTTTACGTAGGTAAAAAAAGCGATACTTTGAGTTATGTTAAAACAATAGATAAAAAAGTAAAACTGTATAAAACAAAAGCTTCAGATCTTTTTATTTTGACTGATCCCAAATCTTCACAGATAGGTTTAAGCATACCTTCTCAAAAAATGATTATTTACTATCAGTGTAAATGACAGTTTTTGTTTACGGCAGTTTAAAACAAAATAAAAA
It contains:
- a CDS encoding rhodanese-like domain-containing protein; this encodes MLKYATPAGYNELRTNIEEFLKLYKENKAVLIDIRMPFEKKVWGLKFTTEMTPEELESNLDKLPKDKLIVTACPGKGRSPFAAAFLKENGFNAKFLEEGLLELMAKLKGGEAKKFLEN
- a CDS encoding TolC family protein; the protein is MKKTLLLTSLILTLNASEITKLLDAIQKTPDTKLDNIMIKEMKTNKKELINSLYPKVSLFASAEHFNVPTSMRPLPPTESAMLLKTNGTLPFSKNIYRIGFNISMPIFIKEIYDNKKRMDFLLKATKYQAKLNLLKREASLITLISNLNYLFDLKKALKIQQNSIQTTYNAIKVGVNVGRIPEFKLLRLKDSLNQIKTKISEVDTKIEDIKAKIYVLTDIYVNKPVNFISFKVKKGEFFALKPLKENLKATYYEIKSKKDAYLPKVSLKIQGNRAFAKAYNNDDNLALNYASAGIYVSWDIFNRKNNSEVQKAKISQTKTQLQIQKTLNELTSQIININKNLKQIKKQLLLTKESISLKEELLKGAKVAFKLNRMTVDEYLGYENDLAKARADYASLIALKNSLIAQKAFIYGKNLKKVFK
- a CDS encoding efflux RND transporter periplasmic adaptor subunit: MKALKIIVPIVIAAVLIGGAVKLVKVRKAEEAKMHKALVYPIIVKTYQPQEKNLTLSLPYLATVKNSNEVIVNSKFAGRITYVKNLGDKVKKGDIVARIDSSDLKAKLKEIDENIKSLKDKLRAQKISLDNLLLTHERTKKLLAVKMASIEQYQSEENKIAELKASINATKNSLKAAKANKNAILQNLTYTTLKSPINGVISAKFLNKDDNAFPGKPILKITSNKGNYLFIALPQDRKEIIYKNKEYSLIPLNSTFEGLKTFKAEVKDNTLLPGERVDIDVVEFKGKATALPYKAVLTIGNKNYVFIPDGNKAEVKPVHIIAQGKKVVAIKEKINTPVILAEPDLLLKIKAGHTIKIEN
- a CDS encoding ferritin-like domain-containing protein, with amino-acid sequence MFFYENLEKIIKCSDINKKFEMFYELWNNKENLNFTSDKQPETFTKPSYADFCEIVHPSRVPRRRGFETNEKKAVLLHAIVHIEYSAIDLALDACYRFRNLPEEFYFDWLEVAEDEIRHFQMINSLLQKTGYKYGDFPVHNSLFEASQKTQDLLSRMAIIPRWYEAGGLDANEKIIKKLQKTNDPFANELIEALLVILKEEIPHVKKGDKWFKFECKRQNLEPVETYFKIVDSFFKDWKKKDLNVAARLKAGFTCKELKILNEKTEC
- a CDS encoding Sir2 family NAD-dependent protein deacetylase, with the protein product MEEIKKAARAIREAKYMLITAGAGMGVDSGLPDFRGNEGFWKAYPIAEKLGLSFQALANPRWFDINPRLAWAFYGHRLNMYRNTEPHEGFKILLTMPHSKFVFTSNVDGHFQKAGFSELKVVEIHGSIHYLQCSEPCSDSIWENRENIEIDEEKFEALNFPLCKNCKNIARPNILMFSDLRFVDKRVDLQLARFEYWLSQIDDKLVIIEIGAGKAVPTVRMMSEKVKRNFDATLIRINPLEAEGADIQIKKGALDALREIRKYM
- the moaA gene encoding GTP 3',8-cyclase MoaA; this translates as MLIDKFDRKIDYIRVSVTSRCNFRCLYCMPNTPFEWEPHENILRYEEMFEFLKLAIDEGIKKIRITGGEPLLRKDLDVFVKMLHDYKPDLDLALTTNGYYLKEYAKVLKDAGLKRVNMSLDSLKPEVAARIAQKDMLKRVMEGLDEALDAGLKVKLNTVVMNGINDGEIVDLLDFAKSKNVIIRFIEFMENERAYPGIKRVDSKIILDKIKEKYSFKELPKDNSASRYFEMEDGYVFGIIEPHNEDFCKSCNRIRLTAEGYLIPCLFFTESYNIKEALRAGDINKAAHILKEVVANKPEKNDWQDEEVSTRAFWETGG
- a CDS encoding efflux RND transporter permease subunit, which codes for MFEYFYKRRHFLFAIIAVMFVFGLIGLFKMPKNLFPDANRPEVVIFTQVPGAPANVVATTVSKPIEEEMATLSHVYEIKSTNVANFSIVHVVFDYTKTLQASAVDVSNALNRIKDKLPQGSTPALYLVGDFTAPVDVFALSPKNSSITLPEIRKIADSFIKPRLLNSKDIGNVEVFGGYQSAIMIKIDPLKLQKYKISFDNLLKVLQTTDRDFPIGFIKNKNNFITLSFYGDESDVKKLKNMFIKPNVKLSDVANISWNYKTNNSTYIGNDTPAIAISVERAPGGSVLGTSDAAREIMKKIEKNYPNIKVSISDTQRTLVETSNTNMLEALRDAIFYTLLVLMIFLGNFRALIAASLSIPMVFFGVLAFLYLTGQGLNIVIYTAIILALGMLTDDAVVVLENIERHLEEGDELKNAIYNGTKEVLLPIFAGTISTIAIVFPLMFVGGYPQKIFRPLIETLIVSLLISWFLSVTFIPILSNYLYKNGFEKSKIEKFFERMYQNTIGKLIIPYVGIIKWTNGKFYVLRRMVLIAGAMIVLMISMKTVMPLIGRDVMPPMDTGIMKAKVEFSSNLNANESENRLKPFFKWLNKQPWLVQSSVAIGTEKGVLSIGGGGSGNSVMMTIIAVDRFHRKKTIWQLENEVRNQLAKIEGIKYLNVFDFGATALSTISAPLAVQFRSDNYQDLPKLAHEAEKIIQNIKGLTTTQISWDKDYKEAVIEIDKNKALSYGLTPGAIVYQIALKDQPAAISSKLSSMNVQFVRVRFAGDFGKNIQTLKLLPIDTPKGVIPLSAVAKIKTHFTYNKIDRFDLQYAIEAQAYRVKRPISKITTDADKLLHKHGITHYSQQGDMKELNDAFSRLIKAVAIGVIILIMTLMVVYQSLRLSLIMIIVLPLSMIGGSWALLIAHKPSCMPSMVGLLLLFGIIIKNAVLLIDFYKEFEKEGKTPFESAITAIKVRFRPVMMTAFGTIAGMIPIALEQAIGLERLSPIADVAVGGLLIGTLLTLVYVPMIAYSTDPKNKKTNVFEKIEDKK
- a CDS encoding TetR/AcrR family transcriptional regulator encodes the protein MATKDEILKVSIKLFANNGYENTSLEEIAKEAGITKPAIYYHFKNKKKLYNEIFVEKFKKLSFEFKSTLEENIKNYIYTLGEFFIKNPCMAKLFAKEITSEAVHLEDETLKIISKTLKHLTVILKETDLNPFYVQTVIVSTFTTYANTLKLREKMTGIVKAENLIKDFDITEEIYQTLIQYIKAHK